The following DNA comes from Raphanus sativus cultivar WK10039 unplaced genomic scaffold, ASM80110v3 Scaffold3531, whole genome shotgun sequence.
TTTTCTTGCGGTGGAAGTGGCGGCGAAGAAATGGACGGTGGGAGATAACAAGTTCTGGAATCCCAATGTCAATTATACCGTTTGGGCTCAGGACAAACATTTCTACCTCGACGACTGGCTCTGTAATATTATTCTCTCTTTCTCGACAATTGATTCTTATCACACCCTAGATTATATGATTTAGATCTGTTGGGAGATGAGTCTTTTTCAACTTTGTAAAATCTTTTCGAACACAAATGGTTCATAGTTTGTCTTAAAAAGATCACTAGGTTATCCTTTGGCCCTTTTCTTACAAACAGTAAAAAAGATCAGTGTTTCTGCTCAATTCAAGAAAGTTGTTGATTTATACATAGTTTCTCTCCTGTTTGTTTCTATCAGATTTTGTGTACGAGAGAAAGCAATACAACGTTATAGAAGTGAACGAGACCAACTACATTAGCTGCAACTCCAATAACCCCATCGCTAACTGGACTCATGGAGCCGGAAGGGATGTCGTTCATCTCAATGTGACCAGGCATTACTATCTCATTAGCGGTGACGGTGGTGGCTGTTACGGCGGTATGAAGCTCGCTGTTTTAGTTGAGAAGCCTCCTCCTTCACCAGCTCCAGCACCTAGCAAAAACATTGCAAGAAGAGCCTTCACCGTCTCAGGTTTTGCTCCTCAGTTTGTTATTCCGGTAGCTGTATTTGCAGCAATCGGGTTAGTGTGGGACAATGTGGTACTGCTGTTTTGGTAGTCTTGATTTCTtcaaatgagaaaaaaaaacaattgttaatTTGTTATCGTCGAATCCTCATATTTTAGATTGTTGTAGTGACAGTGttactctcttttttcttcttcttaaagtTGGTTTCGTGGATCTTCTTCTATCATTGTTCCCTGGACGTGTGGGAGATCAATTGTTGAAGAACAAttgtagtttaatttattttgatgaacCTTCTAAACTTGATTGAGGCTATATTTTGGGCTCTGATTTGTAAGTTATATAGCATGCATGGGCTTTGATTTGTGAGTGTATAGGTCATGTCCCTTACGAGGGTATAATCATGAAACCGTGGAGAAACTTATGaagaatattttttcatatagaAGTAAAACGATAcctaaaagaataaataaattctCTCCTCTCTTTAGAAAGAGAAAATTCTCTCCTGTTCTCACATCTCTATCATTCACAGGAGATGAATTTTCCAGAGGAGATGAGAtcttttttgttgtaaaatatTGTTTCGCATTAGGCGATTTTCAGTTTCGTATTAGGCGATTTTCAGTTTCGCGTGGGCGATGTTTTTGTAGTGTTTTTCAATCTCTCTTGAAGCTGATCTTCAAGTTTTCAATTCTTTATCTTCGAAAGAGATTGAAATCATCAGCTTTCCACTAGATCTTCATTCTAATCCCGTTGTTTATCTTGTTCAGTCCCTTGGTTTTACTGTGTTCACTTTAATCTATCTATAAGAGAATCAGTCTTCCATATTAATAAAAccaaaagttgacaaaaaaaaagaagtaaaacgATACCTTTTGATTATTGCGCAAAgcttagaaaataatttaaaagttttgtttgattatatttatgtttctt
Coding sequences within:
- the LOC130494682 gene encoding early nodulin-like protein 16; the protein is MARTAVMAALGVVAFLAVEVAAKKWTVGDNKFWNPNVNYTVWAQDKHFYLDDWLYFVYERKQYNVIEVNETNYISCNSNNPIANWTHGAGRDVVHLNVTRHYYLISGDGGGCYGGMKLAVLVEKPPPSPAPAPSKNIARRAFTVSGFAPQFVIPVAVFAAIGLVWDNVVLLFW